A region from the Rhodamnia argentea isolate NSW1041297 chromosome 7, ASM2092103v1, whole genome shotgun sequence genome encodes:
- the LOC115752000 gene encoding transcription factor bHLH3, protein MWKQKMGEKFWANEDDKMVVESVVGREACELLISSGNAASDVTLPGDLGVQQGLAQLVEGSNWNYAVFWHVASLRSGGISLIWGDGHCCDPKLGAAEDGSSHQNVRSDRVEKKEELNKLVLQKLHSSFGRSGDDNFAERLDGVSDVEMLYLSSMYFSFQSDSAYGPMGSLKSKRVIWASDAPTCLDHYQLRSFLAKSAGFQTVAFVPLKNGVVELGSVKAIPEEQNVVEMVRALLGAPASNKTKVLPKIFGQELSLGGVKSQSVTINFSPKVEDDSMFASETFDAQRVDSNQFHGGTSNGYPSDNEAKLFSHPNQIVMRGFSPQTRISGLEQHKDESSPYADDRKPRKRGRKPANGREEPLNHVEAERQRREKLNQRFYALRAVVPNISKMDKASLLGDAITYINDLQMKIKALETEKDMVNDKHKPQLVPDFDVQMRHEDAVVTVSCPLDAHPASEVIKTLRNHQVAPECDVSMKDGTGVMHTFSIRTQVGGVEQLKEKLVAALSK, encoded by the coding sequence ATGTGGAAGCAAAAAATGGGTGAGAAGTTTTGGGCAAATGAAGATGACAAGATGGTGGTTGAGTCTGTGGTGGGTAGAGAGGCATGCGAGCTTTTGATATCTTCTGGAAATGCTGCGTCTGATGTTACGTTGCCTGGTGATTTGGGTGTGCAACAAGGGCTAGCTCAGCTTGTAGAGGGGTCTAATTGGAATTATGCTGTTTTCTGGCATGTTGCAAGCTTACGATCTGGCGGAATCTCCTTAATTTGGGGTGATGGACATTGCTGTGACCCAAAGCTTGGCGCAGCCGAAGATGGAAGCTCCCACCAAAATGTCAGATCGGATAGAGTTGAGAAAAAGGAGGAATTGAACAAGTTGGTGTTGCAGAAGCTTCATAGCAGTTTTGGTCGGTCTGGGGACGATAATTTTGCAGAAAGGTTAGATGGAGTCTCAGATGTGGAGATGCTTTATCTGTCCTCAATGTACTTCTCTTTTCAGTCCGATTCTGCATATGGCCCTATGGGATCTTTGAAGTCCAAGAGAGTAATTTGGGCTTCGGATGCACCGACTTGTCTGGATCATTATCAATTGAGGTCATTCCTTGCAAAGTCAGCTGGCTTTCAGACGGTGGCATTTGTGCCTTTGAAGAATGGTGTTGTGGAGCTTGGTTCGGTCAAAGCGATTCCAGAAGAACAAAATGTTGTAGAGATGGTGAGGGCATTGTTGGGAGCTCCTGCTTCTAACAAAACAAAGGTTCTGCCGAAAATTTTTGGGCAGGAATTGAGTCTAGGCGGTGTAAAGTCTCAATCAGTGACCATCAACTTCTCCCCCAAGGTGGAAGATGATTCCATGTTTGCTTCAGAAACTTTTGATGCACAGAGAGTTGATTCAAATCAATTCCACGGGGGTACATCAAATGGATATCCTAGCGACAATGAGGCAAAATTATTTTCACATCCAAACCAAATTGTCATGAGGGGTTTCAGTCCTCAGACAAGAATTTCTGGCTTGGAGCAACACAAGGACGAGTCATCTCCCTATGCTGATGACCGAAAGCCACGGAAAAGAGGAAGGAAGCCTGCTAATGGGAGAGAAGAGCCGCTCAATCACGTGGAAGCAGAACGCCAGAGGCGAGAGAAGCTTAATCAACGGTTTTATGCATTGAGAGCTGTCGTTCCCAACATCTCCAAGATGGACAAGGCATCGCTTCTCGGTGATGCCATTACGTATATCAATGatctccaaatgaaaatcaaggCCCTTGAAACCGAGAAGGATATGGTTAACGATAAGCATAAACCGCAGCTAGTGCCCGATTTTGATGTTCAGATGAGACATGAGGATGCAGTTGTGACAGTGAGCTGTCCCTTGGATGCTCATCCAGCTTCTGAAGTAATAAAAACTTTGAGAAATCATCAGGTTGCTCCAGAATGTGATGTCTCCATGAAGGATGGTACTGGAGTCATGCATACATTCTCCATCAGGACTCAAGTTGGGGGCGTTGAGCAACTGAAAGAGAAGCTTGTGGCTGCTCTTTCAAAGTAA